In Chlorocebus sabaeus isolate Y175 chromosome 5, mChlSab1.0.hap1, whole genome shotgun sequence, one genomic interval encodes:
- the TNFRSF17 gene encoding tumor necrosis factor receptor superfamily member 17, protein MLQMARQCSQNEYFDSLLHDCKPCQLRCSSTPPLTCQRYCNASMTNSVKGMNAILWTCLGLSLIISLAVFVLTFLLRKMSSEPLKDEFKNTGSGLLGIANIDLEKSRTGDETVLPRGLEYTVEECTCEDCIKNKPKVDSDHCFPLPAMEEGATILVTTKTKDYCNSLPAALSVMEIEKSISAR, encoded by the exons aTGTTGCAGATGGCTCGGCAGTGCTcccaaaatgaatattttgacAGTTTGTTACATGATTGCAAACCTTGTCAACTTCGATGTTCTAGTACTCCTCCTCTAACATGTCAGCGTTATTGTAATGCAA GTATGACCAATTCAGTGAAAGGAATGAATGCGATTCTCTGGACCTGTTTGGGACTGAGCTTGATAATTTCTTTGGCAGTTTTCGTGCTAACGTTTTTGCTAAGGAAGATGAGCTCTGAACCATTAAAGGATGAGTTTAAAAACACAG GATCAGGTCTCCTGGGCATTGCTAACATTGACCTGGAAAAGAGCAGGACTGGTGATGAAACTGTTCTTCCAAGAGGCCTGGAGTATACGGTGGAAGAATGTACCTGTGAAGACTGCATCAAGAACAAACCAAAGGTCGATTCTGACCATTGCTTTCCACTCCCAGCCATGGAGGAAGGCGCAACCATTCTCGTCACCACGAAAACGAAAGACTATTGCAATAGCCTGCCAGCTGCTTTGAGTGTTATGGAGATAGAGAAATCAATTTCTGCTAGGTAA